One Natrinema longum genomic window, GTCGAAGTTGGCCTCGAGGAACCCGATGGCGTCCTCGGGAGTCAATCGGTGCTTCGACGGGATCGATCGGGTGGCCTTATCGCGCTTGGCGATGCGGTAGCCCGGACGCACCAGGTTGACGGTGACGTCCAGCCCGAAGATCCCGATACTCGGGTCGTACTCCTGACTCGGGAAGTCGGTGTGCTCCTCGACACCGAAACTGAAGTTCCCCGTGTCGTCGAACTGCGCCGGGGACACGTCCGCAAGCGGCAGCGACTTCTCGAGGAACGCGTGAGCGTCGTCGCCACGAAGGGTGACCTTCGTACCGATCGGGTCGCCCTGGCGAATGCCGAAGTCAGGTTCGGTCTTTTTCGCCTGGGTCCGAACGCTCTCCTGACCCGTTACCTCCTCGATGATGTCCTCGGCTTTGCCGAGTTCGCGACCACCCTGGCCGACGCCCATGTGGACGACGACTTTCTCGATGCGTGGTTCGCGCATCTCGTGGAACTCTCCGGATTCGGCTTCACTCATCGGCATCACCAGTGAAGTTCTCGTCGATGACGACGACGTACTCTTCGACGGTTTCGAAGCCACCATCGTCGGTCGAGACGCCGACACTGTTCGAGCCACTGCTCGGCGTGACGTCGATCGCGTCGATCTCGCCGACCTTGCCGCCGTGGTTGCCACGGACGGCCGTCACGAGTGCGCCTTCCTCGTAGGGGAAGTGCGCGACGACGGACTTGTCCTCGTTGTCGACGACGATCGAGTCTTTCGGCGTGTACTCCTCGTTGTCGACGATGACGTTCGTCCCATCGTGTAGCGTCAGCTGGGTGTCGCCGCCCGACACCTGCTGTTTGTTCACGATCTTGCCGAGGCGGCTCTGTGCCGATTCCTCGTCGATCTCGGTCAGCGCGAGCCGACCGCCCTCGTCGGGGAAGACGCGATAGTACTCGTCTCGTCCGGGGAACGCAACGATGTCGAACATGCCGATCGGGCGCTGTTCGTCGTTGATCGCGTCCCCGTTGATGAGGATCGCGTCCTCAGAGAGCGCGTATCGTGCTTCCTTGCGCGAGTCCACGTAGCCGAGCACGTCCCGCAGGAGGACGACGAGGGGCACGCCGTCTTCGCCGTGGGGACCAGCGTCGGCCTTGACCGTGAAGGTCTCGGTCTTTCGCTCGACCGGCCAGGACTTCGGTACTGAGAGTCGTTTCTGGTGTTTCGTCATTCGCTATCACCTTCGAGACGCGCCTCGCGACGCTCGTCCTCGAGATCGAGCTCCGTGATCCGGACGTTCGAGGGGTCGAGCGGCCGTGGCACTTCTTCGCCGTCGGCCGTCTCGACGGTCACGTCCTCGACGTGGATGGTCCCATCCTCGAGGATCGCGCGCATGACCTCGCCTTCGTCGCCGGCGTGGTCGCCGCGCATGACCTCGACCGTGTCGCCCGCGTTGACGCGGGTTCGACGGGTGTCGTACTCCTCGCGGAGCTCGTCGGACAGCGTCGCGTGGAGCTGCTTCTGTCGCTCGTGCAGCGGCGCGTTTCTCGTCTGCGTTCGCTGTTTGTGTGGTTGTTCAGTCATATCTATACGATCATCGTCGCCGTACTGGCGATTGCTCCGAAGCGCTCTGCGACTTCGCGGGCGATCGGCCCCTTGATCTCCGTGCCGCGGGGCTCTTCGTTCTCGTCGATGATGACCGCCGCGTTGTCCTCGAACTTGAGCCGCGTGCCGTCGGGCCGGCGGATCGACTTCCGCTGGCGGACGACGACGGCCTCGAGGACCTGTCGGCGCATCTCCGGGGTACCCTTGGTGACCGAGACGGTCACCTTGTCACCGATCCCCGCCTTCGGCTGGCGGTTCTTGGTGCCGTGGTAGCCCGCGACGCTGATGACCTTCAGCTCACGCGCGCCGGTGTTGTCGGCACACGTGATCAGGGAGCCCTTCTTCAGGCCCTGCGTGACGTCGGCTTTCATCGCCTCCATCACTGATCACCCTCGTCTGCGGCCGCGGCGAGGTCCTCGTCGGAAAGCTCCGGCTCAGGCTCGGCCTGGCTCGTGAGTTCGGCGACGTCCTCCGCGGTTGCTTCTTGGGTTACTTCGACGACCACGTGCGATTTCGTCTTCGACAGTGGTCGGGTCTCTGCGATCTTGACCGTGTCACCGACCGAGAGCGGCTCGAGCACGCCCGGTACGTGTGCCGGGATGCGCGAGCGTCGTTTCATGTGTCGGTCGTACTTCGGGACCGCCACATCGTACTCTCGCTCGACGACTACGGTCTTGTCCATGTCCGTCGAGACGACCGTCCCTTCGAGGATCTGCCCTCGAACGGAGAGTTCGCCGTAGAACGGACATTTCTCGTAGTCGTATTCCTCCGGGTTTTCGGGTTCCGGAGGGGTTTCAACGTCTAGTCCTATTGCCATGGTGAGTCACCATTCGTTTCCGTGCGTCGGGCGGGCCGTGAGAGCAGCCGCGATCCATCGACCGTAACGTAGGCTACGTCCTCGCCAGCAACGCGACGGCGGTCCCGGGAGGGAGCGTCGTCGCGACAGCCGGCGGCGTCGCCGCCGGCTCGGTCCGCAACGGTCGAGGCTCGTTCCTCGGTCGCAGCGGGTTCAGTGTCGGCCAGTTTGGACGCAGTCCCCGACCCCTTCTCGGGTTCCCGGACCTCGTCCGGGAAGACGTCGAGGGTTCCTCGACGGTCGTCGGCGGCGTCATCTGTGATCGCGAACTCGAACGTCGAGCCCGACTTCGGCACCATCAGGACCCGAGACTCGCCGTCGCGACGCTCGGCGGTTGCACCGCCTCGCCACCGTTCCGCCTCTGGCGGAACGCAAACCTCTATCGAGAGGGTCTTGGTCGTCTCGATGACGACGCGCCCCTTGAGGCCGACCCGCGAGGAGTCGTCGCTCTCGACGACTCGCACGGGGAGCCCGTTGAGTTCGTGTCGCGGCAGTGTCTCGGGTGTCAGTGCCATTGTCGTGTTATTCGTCGTCTTCGAGGTCGCCTTCTTCGCGCTGGATCGTCTTGATCCGCGCGACGGTACGACCCAGTTCGCCGATGCGGCCCGGGTTCTCCGGAGCCCCACCGGCTGCGAGGACGGACTTCTGGTTCAGCAGTTCGGTCTCGAGTTCCTCGAGTTCCTCCGCCCGCTCGGCGGGCGTCATGTCGCGGATCTCTTCGACGTGGAGGATCGCCATCAGGCGTCACCTCCCTCGTCCGCGTCGTCCGCGTCGGCTTCCTCTTCGGCTTCCATCTCTTCGACGAGGTCTTCGGCTTCGGCCTCGACGTCTTCCTCGAGCTCTTCGAGCTCTTCCTCGACGTCTTCGTCGCCGCCGGGGACCTCGACGTCCTCGAACTCCTCGTCGGCGTCGGCCTCGACCTCCTCCTCGATGACCTCCTCGACGACGTCTTCGTCGAGGTCGGCCTCGGCGTCGGGCTCGTCGGCGTCCGCAGCGT contains:
- a CDS encoding 30S ribosomal protein S17; this encodes MAIGLDVETPPEPENPEEYDYEKCPFYGELSVRGQILEGTVVSTDMDKTVVVEREYDVAVPKYDRHMKRRSRIPAHVPGVLEPLSVGDTVKIAETRPLSKTKSHVVVEVTQEATAEDVAELTSQAEPEPELSDEDLAAAADEGDQ
- a CDS encoding ribonuclease P protein component 1, which encodes MALTPETLPRHELNGLPVRVVESDDSSRVGLKGRVVIETTKTLSIEVCVPPEAERWRGGATAERRDGESRVLMVPKSGSTFEFAITDDAADDRRGTLDVFPDEVREPEKGSGTASKLADTEPAATEERASTVADRAGGDAAGCRDDAPSRDRRRVAGEDVAYVTVDGSRLLSRPARRTETNGDSPWQ
- a CDS encoding 50S ribosomal protein L5, producing the protein MSEAESGEFHEMREPRIEKVVVHMGVGQGGRELGKAEDIIEEVTGQESVRTQAKKTEPDFGIRQGDPIGTKVTLRGDDAHAFLEKSLPLADVSPAQFDDTGNFSFGVEEHTDFPSQEYDPSIGIFGLDVTVNLVRPGYRIAKRDKATRSIPSKHRLTPEDAIGFLEANFDVSVEADDE
- a CDS encoding 50S ribosomal protein L14; the protein is MEAMKADVTQGLKKGSLITCADNTGARELKVISVAGYHGTKNRQPKAGIGDKVTVSVTKGTPEMRRQVLEAVVVRQRKSIRRPDGTRLKFEDNAAVIIDENEEPRGTEIKGPIAREVAERFGAIASTATMIV
- the rpmC gene encoding 50S ribosomal protein L29, which gives rise to MAILHVEEIRDMTPAERAEELEELETELLNQKSVLAAGGAPENPGRIGELGRTVARIKTIQREEGDLEDDE
- the rplX gene encoding 50S ribosomal protein L24 produces the protein MTEQPHKQRTQTRNAPLHERQKQLHATLSDELREEYDTRRTRVNAGDTVEVMRGDHAGDEGEVMRAILEDGTIHVEDVTVETADGEEVPRPLDPSNVRITELDLEDERREARLEGDSE
- a CDS encoding 30S ribosomal protein S4e; translation: MTKHQKRLSVPKSWPVERKTETFTVKADAGPHGEDGVPLVVLLRDVLGYVDSRKEARYALSEDAILINGDAINDEQRPIGMFDIVAFPGRDEYYRVFPDEGGRLALTEIDEESAQSRLGKIVNKQQVSGGDTQLTLHDGTNVIVDNEEYTPKDSIVVDNEDKSVVAHFPYEEGALVTAVRGNHGGKVGEIDAIDVTPSSGSNSVGVSTDDGGFETVEEYVVVIDENFTGDADE